One part of the Clostridium thermosuccinogenes genome encodes these proteins:
- the csm4 gene encoding type III-A CRISPR-associated RAMP protein Csm4: protein MGYSLYRLEFTTGLHIGVDRGGQSLDDGRMTIHSDTLFSALCCECAKRGDIDRLYELFYTGEITTSDCLPYKGNEYYFPRPILHTGKAQREGRPEARKALKSVEYIPVSLFDAFLKDYANKEVDTDRLKCNFGGLTSYTRVAMKGQPQPQLYQVAFWRFASGCGLYVIVRYKDESSLLFFEEVLTALGLSGVGGKQSSGLGKFNVMKSSLPEKMEELLEDDRADYHMLLGTALPEEGALDDILSESWYATLRRGGFVRSETYSKAQLKKKTIYMLAPGSCIKKRFDGGMFDLSDGGTHPVWRCGKTLFAGVRL, encoded by the coding sequence ATGGGATATTCTCTTTACAGGCTTGAGTTTACTACTGGGCTGCATATAGGAGTTGACAGGGGAGGCCAGTCCCTGGATGATGGACGCATGACCATCCATTCGGACACGCTTTTTTCTGCATTGTGCTGTGAGTGCGCAAAACGTGGGGATATAGATCGCCTGTATGAGCTTTTTTATACTGGTGAAATAACAACTTCCGATTGCCTGCCTTACAAAGGCAATGAATATTATTTTCCAAGACCTATACTACACACGGGAAAAGCCCAGCGAGAGGGTAGACCGGAAGCGAGAAAAGCCTTGAAGTCCGTTGAGTACATTCCGGTTTCATTGTTTGATGCCTTTCTGAAAGATTATGCCAATAAGGAAGTTGACACTGACAGGTTAAAATGCAATTTCGGAGGGCTTACATCGTATACCCGGGTAGCGATGAAAGGCCAGCCGCAACCCCAGCTTTATCAGGTGGCCTTTTGGCGTTTTGCATCAGGCTGTGGTCTGTATGTGATTGTGCGGTATAAAGATGAAAGCTCGCTTTTGTTTTTTGAAGAGGTTTTAACCGCCCTGGGCTTGTCCGGGGTCGGAGGAAAGCAATCGTCCGGCCTGGGTAAATTTAATGTTATGAAATCTTCTTTGCCTGAGAAAATGGAAGAGCTGCTGGAGGACGACAGAGCCGATTATCATATGCTGCTGGGGACAGCTTTGCCGGAGGAAGGCGCGCTGGATGATATTCTTTCTGAAAGCTGGTATGCTACCTTGAGACGTGGAGGCTTTGTCCGATCAGAAACCTATTCAAAGGCGCAATTAAAGAAAAAGACGATATATATGCTGGCACCCGGATCTTGCATAAAAAAAAGATTTGACGGAGGAATGTTTGATCTGTCGGATGGAGGTACTCATCCTGTCTGGCGGTGTGGTAAAACCTTGTTTGCGGGGGTGAGACTATGA
- the csm3 gene encoding type III-A CRISPR-associated RAMP protein Csm3, whose protein sequence is MYGKIAINCKMTVLTGMHIGGSSMFSAIGAVDSVVIRDPWTGEPMVPGSSLKGKMRTLLAKEIRNDYVMQDFSDDPDIIKRLFGTTGNKNTGEKPKGARLQFADAFLTNAEHLKKRGGMTEIKFENVINRYTSIANPRQIERVVRGAEFAIKMVYDMEKPEEIREDFESIAKALKLLSMDYLGGHGTRGYGRVKFSDFDIKVMNGQCNEDTNELLNILKGVEDYGIFSLQA, encoded by the coding sequence ATGTATGGGAAAATAGCAATCAATTGCAAAATGACTGTTTTGACAGGAATGCATATAGGTGGTTCATCCATGTTTTCAGCTATTGGAGCTGTGGACAGCGTAGTCATAAGAGATCCGTGGACCGGAGAGCCTATGGTGCCGGGCTCCAGTTTAAAGGGTAAAATGCGCACATTGCTGGCCAAGGAAATAAGAAATGATTATGTAATGCAGGATTTCAGTGATGATCCTGATATTATAAAGCGTTTATTCGGGACAACCGGAAACAAAAATACCGGTGAGAAGCCGAAAGGTGCAAGGCTGCAATTTGCCGACGCTTTTCTGACAAATGCCGAACATTTGAAGAAAAGAGGAGGAATGACCGAAATCAAGTTTGAAAATGTTATAAACCGCTACACATCCATCGCAAACCCCAGACAGATAGAAAGGGTTGTGCGAGGCGCGGAGTTTGCCATAAAAATGGTTTATGATATGGAAAAGCCGGAGGAAATCCGGGAGGATTTTGAAAGCATCGCAAAAGCCTTGAAGCTTTTATCCATGGACTATCTTGGTGGGCATGGAACCCGGGGATATGGCAGGGTGAAATTCTCGGACTTTGATATAAAAGTCATGAACGGGCAATGTAATGAGGATACGAATGAGCTCCTGAATATTTTGAAAGGAGTAGAGGACTATGGGATATTCTCTTTACAGGCTTGA
- the csm2 gene encoding type III-A CRISPR-associated protein Csm2, which produces MDIMKDALKKAGYSEPDNRNKKAEAKHSTSKGFDAFEKLHEDYTDRAERVIIELQNKLGKNYKDFTTSKIRNILAMVSDIYNDVLTEQDEVLNDEIRGKIAYLKVRLIYECGREPNIVKPFVELAGLLDIISGIGYSRQRFIDFEHYMEALVAYHRFHEGKD; this is translated from the coding sequence ATGGATATCATGAAAGATGCGCTGAAGAAAGCCGGATATAGTGAACCGGATAACAGGAATAAGAAGGCAGAAGCAAAGCATTCTACCTCAAAAGGTTTTGATGCCTTTGAGAAGCTCCATGAAGACTACACTGACAGAGCTGAACGGGTGATAATAGAGCTTCAAAATAAGTTGGGAAAAAACTATAAGGATTTCACCACTTCCAAGATAAGAAACATATTGGCAATGGTGAGCGATATATACAATGATGTCCTGACGGAGCAGGATGAAGTTTTAAATGATGAAATCAGAGGGAAAATCGCATACCTTAAGGTAAGGCTTATATATGAATGCGGACGGGAACCAAATATAGTAAAACCCTTTGTTGAACTGGCGGGATTGCTGGACATCATATCCGGCATAGGATACAGCCGGCAGAGATTCATTGATTTCGAGCATTATATGGAAGCACTGGTGGCATATCATCGCTTTCATGAAGGAAAAGACTAG
- the cas10 gene encoding type III-A CRISPR-associated protein Cas10/Csm1 — protein MNKAAYITTVGGLLHDFGKVLHRSGAADGRSHSISGADYIKGFTSDKDIIDCIRFHHRKEIDSALLSDESPAYIVYIADHISSGADRKGIEGEANTGYDQERMLESVYNLLSNRKGKAVYAPGMIKNTINYPGEGIKAAATEYPRLLSGFTDGLSDICFEPEYINSLLELCEKYLSYIPASTDSGQVCDISLFDHSKITAALASCIALYLEEGNRLNYRKELYERESDFCSEKAFCLFSVDISGIQKFIYTISSKGALKGLRSRSFYLEILLENIADEILNACGVSRSNLLYTGGGHAYLLLPNTGKVLTTVKESFSNINRRLLEKFETELYIAYGIKACSANELMSRTGNPESYVNLFRSVSSQISAMKLRRYSAEDIRFLNSVGIDREGRECAVCGTSSVRLSERNGSIMCGMCSSLSDISGGLIKENVVFAVLREEPNNACLPVFSADGSSLYLKPMTADAVREMLREAPEKVVRIYSKNAYSTGIPHSIKLWMGDYAAKSAEGALKTFSELAQDSQGINRIAVLRADVDNLGAAFVSGFMREKDPENKYKYMTISRTTTLSRSLSLFFKYHINYLMENPEFSLTDKEGKRNVVIVYSGGDDLFIVGAWDEVFSAAVDIRRAFNRYTDRALTLSAGLAVFDEKYPISLMAEETAELEERAKDNKYEGGSKNSVSLFGLESEKGQLTDKHTYNWDTFESKVIGEKYKAIKALYEAGGDYGNTYFYNILYFLRESENEKVNVARLAYLLARREPDKKAADKLKQAYSSFSANVYKWALAPEDRKQLITALIIFMCTLRDEKED, from the coding sequence TTGAATAAAGCAGCATATATCACTACAGTGGGAGGGCTTTTGCATGACTTCGGCAAGGTGTTGCACCGCTCCGGTGCCGCAGATGGACGTTCTCACAGCATTTCCGGTGCAGATTACATAAAAGGGTTTACCAGTGATAAGGATATAATAGATTGTATCAGGTTCCACCATAGAAAGGAAATAGATAGCGCTTTACTGTCGGATGAAAGTCCGGCATATATTGTTTATATCGCCGACCATATTTCATCAGGAGCCGACAGAAAGGGTATTGAAGGTGAAGCAAACACAGGATATGACCAGGAACGGATGCTGGAGTCGGTGTACAACCTATTGAGCAACAGAAAGGGCAAAGCCGTATATGCTCCCGGAATGATTAAAAACACCATCAACTATCCGGGAGAAGGCATAAAAGCTGCTGCCACCGAGTATCCCAGACTCTTATCAGGTTTTACCGATGGCCTTTCCGATATTTGCTTTGAACCGGAGTACATAAATTCATTGCTGGAGCTTTGCGAAAAATATCTGTCCTATATTCCCGCTTCCACCGATTCGGGACAGGTTTGTGATATTTCTCTGTTTGACCATTCCAAAATAACGGCAGCTCTTGCATCCTGCATAGCGTTATATTTAGAGGAAGGAAACAGGTTAAATTACCGTAAGGAGCTTTATGAAAGGGAATCCGATTTTTGCAGCGAAAAAGCTTTTTGCCTCTTTTCGGTAGATATATCAGGAATACAAAAGTTCATATATACGATTTCATCCAAGGGCGCTCTTAAGGGATTGCGCTCCCGATCCTTTTATTTGGAGATTTTGCTGGAAAACATCGCTGACGAAATTCTTAATGCCTGCGGTGTTTCCCGGTCGAATCTTTTATATACCGGAGGTGGACATGCCTATCTGCTGCTTCCCAATACCGGCAAAGTCCTGACGACTGTTAAGGAATCCTTTAGCAATATAAACCGGAGGTTGTTGGAGAAATTCGAAACCGAGCTTTATATAGCTTATGGAATAAAAGCCTGTTCAGCCAATGAGCTGATGTCCAGGACCGGAAATCCTGAAAGTTATGTTAACTTATTCCGTAGTGTGTCCTCACAAATATCGGCTATGAAGCTGCGCCGGTATTCAGCGGAGGATATAAGGTTTTTGAATTCCGTTGGCATTGACAGGGAAGGGAGAGAATGTGCGGTATGCGGCACCTCTTCTGTAAGATTGTCGGAACGGAACGGCAGCATTATGTGCGGCATGTGCTCATCGTTGTCGGATATATCGGGAGGACTCATAAAAGAAAATGTGGTTTTTGCCGTTTTGCGGGAAGAACCCAACAATGCGTGTTTGCCTGTCTTTTCTGCTGACGGAAGCTCACTATATTTAAAGCCGATGACAGCAGACGCTGTCCGGGAAATGTTGAGGGAGGCTCCTGAAAAGGTTGTCCGTATTTACAGCAAGAATGCCTATAGCACGGGTATTCCCCATTCCATTAAACTATGGATGGGTGATTATGCCGCAAAAAGCGCCGAAGGTGCACTAAAGACCTTTAGCGAACTGGCACAGGATTCTCAAGGAATAAACAGAATTGCTGTTTTAAGAGCCGATGTGGATAATCTTGGAGCAGCCTTTGTAAGCGGTTTTATGAGGGAAAAGGACCCCGAAAATAAATATAAATACATGACGATTTCCAGGACAACCACCCTGTCCCGCAGTCTTTCCCTGTTCTTTAAATATCATATAAATTATCTTATGGAAAACCCGGAATTTTCCTTGACGGATAAAGAAGGCAAAAGAAATGTGGTAATTGTGTATTCCGGAGGAGACGACCTGTTTATTGTGGGTGCCTGGGATGAGGTATTTTCTGCTGCGGTTGATATACGAAGGGCATTTAATCGTTATACCGACAGAGCCTTGACACTGTCTGCCGGGCTTGCGGTTTTTGATGAAAAGTACCCCATATCCCTTATGGCGGAAGAAACAGCAGAGCTGGAGGAAAGGGCAAAGGACAACAAATATGAAGGTGGCTCGAAAAATTCCGTTTCCCTCTTTGGCCTTGAATCGGAAAAAGGACAACTTACCGACAAGCATACTTATAACTGGGATACCTTTGAAAGCAAGGTTATAGGTGAAAAGTATAAAGCAATAAAAGCTCTTTATGAAGCAGGCGGAGATTACGGGAACACATATTTTTACAATATTTTATACTTCTTAAGGGAGTCGGAAAATGAAAAAGTCAATGTTGCCCGACTGGCCTATCTGCTGGCACGCCGGGAGCCTGACAAAAAAGCCGCAGATAAATTGAAACAAGCCTACTCCAGCTTCAGTGCCAACGTCTATAAATGGGCTTTGGCACCGGAGGACAGGAAGCAGCTAATCACAGCCCTCATAATTTTCATGTGCACTTTGAGGGATGAGAAGGAGGATTAA
- a CDS encoding glycerol-3-phosphate acyltransferase, protein MQSCITMTIIGFFAGSLMFSYFIPKWFLGIDIRENTEDGNPGSTNAIKSAGVHIGLLCMFLDILKAFIPIYISINYLNISGLYLVPVIAAPSAGHAFSPFMGFKGGKAVSTLYGSLLGILGISRAVFFIAALMVLFKTLIVIKPDSAMVTVSLISANAAVLYYEPLYEVKIAVTLICLIVSYKILKNPNKGDIVVSIWNLHIIFDEGKVKVRHI, encoded by the coding sequence GTGCAAAGCTGTATAACAATGACTATTATAGGCTTTTTTGCAGGTTCCTTGATGTTTTCATATTTTATTCCCAAATGGTTTTTGGGCATCGACATAAGGGAAAACACCGAAGACGGCAATCCGGGCAGTACCAATGCCATTAAATCCGCCGGAGTGCATATAGGTTTGCTGTGTATGTTCCTCGATATATTAAAAGCATTTATACCGATATATATATCGATAAACTATTTGAACATTTCGGGGTTATACCTTGTTCCGGTTATAGCCGCACCGTCAGCCGGACATGCTTTTTCACCCTTTATGGGTTTTAAGGGCGGCAAAGCTGTTTCAACGCTTTACGGTTCTCTGCTGGGCATTCTTGGCATAAGCAGGGCGGTTTTCTTTATTGCAGCTTTGATGGTCCTTTTCAAGACACTGATTGTCATCAAGCCTGATTCCGCCATGGTGACAGTGAGCCTTATCAGTGCAAATGCTGCGGTGCTATACTATGAACCTCTTTATGAAGTGAAAATAGCCGTCACTTTAATCTGTCTCATCGTATCCTATAAGATTTTAAAAAATCCCAACAAAGGTGATATTGTCGTTTCTATATGGAATTTACACATCATCTTCGATGAAGGAAAAGTCAAGGTAAGACATATTTAG
- a CDS encoding MGDG synthase family glycosyltransferase, with product MKALILSTKTGQGHNSASMAIASCLENEGWEAIVSDVLKSGKRNVSAPVSALYDNIVLHMPALFGMLYRAGELVSSSKRHSPIYYLNSIYSGKLLDKIKSTEPQIIICPHIFSAQAITRLYEKHELSTPSVGILTDYTCSPFWEETRLDAYVIPAPQLIDEFAYKGIPREKLYPLGIPVNSCFKKTHDKAEARRLFGITADKVFTVMGGSMGYGYIRELSTLLARKMPKAQVVAVCGNNEKLFKSFTGISNIIPFQFIDNIDILMDATDVLLTKPGGLSSTEALSKRLPVVLTCPIPGGEERNADFLSSIGVAEYAKTPESAVEKAIELVFDMRKRKKMIEAQEKYINRDADRDIAKLIIKLSEKAGGRQMCKAV from the coding sequence ATGAAGGCTCTGATTTTGTCAACCAAAACAGGGCAGGGTCATAATTCAGCTTCCATGGCCATAGCCAGTTGCCTGGAGAATGAAGGCTGGGAAGCGATAGTATCCGATGTCCTGAAGTCAGGAAAAAGAAACGTGTCAGCTCCGGTATCTGCTTTATATGATAACATCGTTTTGCATATGCCTGCGCTTTTCGGAATGCTTTATCGCGCAGGTGAGCTTGTAAGCTCAAGCAAACGCCATTCACCCATATACTACTTGAATTCCATTTATTCCGGAAAGCTTTTGGATAAAATCAAAAGCACGGAGCCGCAGATAATCATATGTCCCCATATTTTCAGCGCTCAAGCCATAACCAGGCTTTATGAAAAGCATGAGCTTTCTACTCCTTCTGTCGGTATTTTGACGGATTATACCTGCAGTCCTTTCTGGGAGGAAACGAGGCTGGATGCCTATGTGATCCCTGCACCTCAGCTCATTGATGAGTTTGCTTATAAAGGAATTCCCCGGGAGAAGCTTTATCCTCTTGGAATACCCGTAAATTCCTGCTTTAAGAAAACTCACGATAAGGCTGAGGCCCGGCGTTTATTTGGAATCACTGCCGACAAGGTATTTACCGTAATGGGAGGCAGCATGGGGTATGGATATATACGGGAGCTCTCCACACTTCTGGCAAGGAAGATGCCGAAGGCTCAGGTGGTTGCTGTGTGCGGAAATAATGAAAAGCTTTTCAAAAGTTTCACAGGAATCAGTAACATTATTCCCTTTCAATTCATAGATAATATTGACATACTGATGGATGCTACCGATGTTCTGCTGACAAAGCCGGGTGGCCTTTCGTCTACCGAAGCGTTGTCCAAAAGGCTGCCTGTAGTTCTGACATGCCCGATACCCGGGGGAGAAGAAAGAAATGCCGATTTCCTGTCCTCCATAGGGGTGGCGGAATATGCAAAAACTCCGGAAAGCGCAGTGGAAAAAGCCATAGAGCTCGTGTTTGACATGAGGAAACGCAAAAAAATGATAGAAGCTCAGGAAAAGTACATAAACAGGGATGCGGACAGGGATATTGCCAAGCTGATTATCAAATTATCTGAAAAAGCAGGAGGTAGGCAGATGTGCAAAGCTGTATAA
- the recJ gene encoding single-stranded-DNA-specific exonuclease RecJ — translation MKIDVNILNENTHIPDEIIEAADGDELIARIFFNRGYKDPDTIRQMLCEDLYTPVQPEEFPRMDKAVARIAKAIETGEKIAVYGDYDVDGVTSTALLVQCLTWYSSSVIYHVPDRFTEGYGMNEDVIRSMAKDGVSLIITCDCGISNINEIKTAKDLGMDVVITDHHNPDVLPEADVILNPKLLGEGHKARNLSGCGMAYFLALALLEQYGESEKAEAFLDLLAMSLIADVVSLNGENRYLLKKALPKLFGTKRTGLKALLEIAEKDSKLQSEEDVAFQLAPRINAAGRMESARLPVELLLCSDAQKAMEMALKIDHLNRERKRIQQEMVDEAIEQVENRKKNKSILVLFSEFWHHGIIGIAAGKVCETYRKPAILFSLKEDGTTVTGSARSTEEVNIYELIKACSSKLLKFGGHSQAAGLSLKREDLEEFTREIEELAEREYFIKDEIKVNADMELTLDNIDEELYGRILKAGPYGEGFEAPCFITRGATVASDRKTAKRHHIMVLADGHGNRLPAVKWFGEDEDLSGKLFDIVYKIGRNTYRGNDEIQLTISHLLPVEGTPEAVFEGEFIDGRGMDIKTLLKDFEEAVFFYEGLRLKCPVDNTVDRYDLRTSKKVETLVFLSTPVNASVFREVIALARPRKVVLSFAVTQDYTFKGFMTNLMGLVKHIINKQGGRSSLEQLALMLCVEDNIMRAALKYLRTIAPVEFLENSEDEIYIYGVKERSTANNIAVEKNIKNALMEKNAYQQFLMKLDVKSFGQYLK, via the coding sequence ATGAAAATAGATGTCAACATACTCAATGAAAATACACATATACCTGATGAAATCATTGAAGCTGCCGACGGGGACGAACTTATAGCGAGGATTTTCTTCAACCGGGGCTATAAAGACCCGGATACCATAAGGCAGATGCTCTGCGAAGATTTGTATACGCCTGTACAGCCGGAGGAATTCCCCCGCATGGACAAGGCTGTGGCAAGAATCGCAAAGGCTATCGAAACAGGAGAAAAGATTGCTGTATACGGAGACTATGATGTGGATGGAGTAACCAGCACCGCTCTTTTGGTGCAATGCCTTACCTGGTATTCAAGCTCCGTCATCTATCATGTGCCGGACCGCTTCACTGAAGGATATGGAATGAATGAAGATGTCATCCGGTCTATGGCAAAGGACGGAGTAAGCCTCATCATCACCTGTGACTGCGGTATTTCAAATATTAACGAAATAAAGACAGCAAAAGACCTGGGGATGGATGTTGTTATTACCGATCACCACAATCCCGATGTCCTTCCCGAGGCTGACGTCATACTGAATCCGAAGCTTCTCGGAGAAGGCCATAAAGCGAGGAATCTGTCGGGATGCGGTATGGCATATTTTCTTGCCCTTGCCCTTTTGGAGCAATATGGAGAGAGTGAAAAAGCAGAAGCTTTTCTGGATTTACTTGCCATGTCGCTGATTGCCGATGTGGTGAGCTTAAACGGTGAGAACCGTTATCTGCTGAAAAAGGCCTTGCCCAAGCTGTTTGGCACCAAAAGAACGGGACTTAAGGCGCTGCTTGAAATCGCTGAGAAAGACAGCAAGCTGCAATCGGAAGAGGATGTGGCCTTCCAGTTGGCACCCAGGATAAACGCTGCCGGTAGGATGGAGTCCGCCCGTTTGCCCGTTGAGCTGCTTCTTTGCAGTGATGCCCAAAAAGCTATGGAGATGGCCCTCAAGATTGACCATCTCAACAGGGAAAGGAAAAGGATTCAGCAGGAGATGGTTGACGAGGCCATAGAGCAGGTGGAAAACAGAAAGAAGAACAAGAGCATACTGGTTCTTTTCAGCGAATTCTGGCACCATGGGATAATAGGCATCGCTGCGGGAAAAGTGTGCGAAACTTATCGTAAGCCTGCCATACTGTTCTCATTGAAAGAGGATGGAACGACTGTTACAGGGTCCGCCCGTTCCACTGAGGAAGTCAACATCTATGAGCTTATTAAAGCCTGCAGCAGCAAGCTCTTGAAATTCGGAGGCCATTCCCAGGCAGCCGGGCTATCATTAAAGAGGGAGGATCTGGAGGAATTCACCCGGGAAATAGAGGAGTTGGCGGAAAGAGAATACTTCATAAAAGATGAGATAAAAGTGAACGCAGATATGGAGCTGACCCTGGATAATATCGATGAAGAGCTGTATGGCAGGATATTAAAAGCAGGACCCTATGGGGAAGGCTTTGAAGCTCCCTGCTTTATAACAAGGGGTGCGACTGTCGCCAGCGATAGAAAAACTGCTAAAAGGCACCATATAATGGTTTTGGCGGACGGTCACGGCAACAGGCTTCCTGCGGTTAAATGGTTTGGAGAGGATGAAGATTTAAGTGGAAAGCTCTTCGACATAGTATATAAAATAGGCAGGAATACCTACAGGGGGAATGATGAAATCCAGCTTACGATAAGTCATCTCCTGCCGGTGGAAGGCACTCCGGAAGCTGTATTTGAAGGTGAGTTCATAGACGGAAGGGGAATGGATATAAAAACCCTGCTGAAGGATTTTGAAGAAGCTGTATTTTTTTATGAAGGTTTAAGGCTAAAATGCCCGGTGGATAACACTGTCGACAGGTATGACCTGAGAACGTCCAAAAAGGTTGAAACCCTGGTGTTTTTGTCAACCCCGGTAAACGCTTCGGTCTTCCGGGAGGTTATAGCCCTTGCCAGACCCAGAAAGGTGGTGCTAAGCTTTGCCGTCACTCAGGATTATACCTTCAAAGGGTTCATGACCAACCTGATGGGCTTGGTTAAGCATATCATAAACAAGCAGGGTGGGAGATCGAGCTTGGAACAACTGGCTCTAATGCTTTGTGTCGAGGACAATATAATGAGGGCAGCATTGAAATACCTAAGGACCATAGCGCCGGTGGAGTTCCTGGAAAACAGCGAGGACGAAATATATATATATGGAGTGAAAGAACGTTCTACTGCGAATAATATTGCTGTTGAGAAAAACATAAAAAATGCGTTGATGGAAAAGAACGCTTATCAACAGTTTTTGATGAAGCTGGATGTAAAATCCTTCGGCCAGTACTTAAAATAG
- a CDS encoding PD-(D/E)XK nuclease family protein has product MDRDLRLADHFLYTQHSLATFDNCPLKFKKRYLENLKWDSFPDEATRKSIEAGNNFHLLAYRYFMGIETAPVEALEKYPELSRWMESLMKRFNINPEFKYLPEYKLRMSSGEMKLEANFDLLIVKHDHIEIWDWKTHGGRGKVSAAAIGKKLRSSLQTMVYMYALKEQSRLVAGEEIKASNISMHYWQPEPAMTLAEIKYSDALHEHFGNIIREKIRNILNYDFNSFDKDMYSKHCRVCEFNWFCNNERVDFSAMQEDEDIMLELDWERAEEVY; this is encoded by the coding sequence ATGGACAGGGATTTGAGACTTGCCGACCATTTCCTTTATACCCAGCATTCCCTTGCCACCTTTGATAACTGTCCTTTGAAATTTAAGAAAAGATATCTGGAAAATCTTAAGTGGGACAGCTTTCCCGATGAGGCGACAAGAAAGAGTATCGAGGCAGGCAATAACTTTCATCTATTGGCCTATAGATATTTTATGGGCATTGAAACTGCTCCCGTAGAGGCTCTGGAAAAATACCCGGAGCTTTCAAGATGGATGGAAAGCCTCATGAAAAGATTCAATATAAATCCGGAATTCAAATACCTTCCTGAATACAAGCTGAGGATGTCTTCAGGGGAGATGAAGCTGGAAGCGAATTTTGACCTTCTGATTGTAAAGCATGATCATATCGAGATATGGGATTGGAAGACCCATGGGGGCAGGGGAAAGGTGAGTGCCGCAGCAATAGGAAAGAAACTTAGGAGCAGCCTGCAAACCATGGTTTATATGTATGCCTTGAAAGAGCAATCAAGGCTGGTGGCAGGAGAAGAAATAAAAGCTTCAAATATAAGCATGCACTATTGGCAGCCGGAACCGGCCATGACTCTGGCTGAGATAAAGTACAGCGATGCACTGCATGAGCATTTTGGCAATATAATAAGGGAAAAGATAAGAAACATACTTAACTATGATTTCAACAGCTTTGACAAGGATATGTACTCCAAACACTGCAGGGTTTGTGAATTTAACTGGTTTTGCAACAATGAGAGGGTGGATTTCTCAGCCATGCAGGAGGACGAGGATATTATGCTTGAGCTGGACTGGGAAAGGGCAGAAGAGGTGTACTGA